The DNA sequence TGCAATTTATGAAAGTGCTGAAACGGGAACAAAGGTTTATTTGAAGAAGGAAAGTAAACTTGGAAAATAACCGTTGCATAATCATCCTCTCTGAAAAGAGTAGTGGGTCTTCAGCCTTGATGAAATATTTGTTAAGGTATGAGGATATCCATGCTGTTAAACACACCAGGCACAATGAGAGGGAGACGCTGTTCTGGACAAAGGCTGCAAGCGTGTTGGAGTTGCACCAGAAGGGGCTGGTTGGAAGCGAGGTTCCTATTTCAAAATGTAATTCATCAAACCAGTTATTATATTTTTTAAGACAAAACAATGTTTTGGGGTTATACCATAAGTCTGGGATTGGATTATCAGAAGCGTGGGGTGATCTTTGCGAGCGATATTCTCCTGTTTTTCTTGAAAAATCACCACACTATTTGGCTAATTGGGTTAATATTAGCTTGATATTAGATGCTATTGGAATGCTTCCTAAAATAAATCACCAAATAGTCGGCCTAATCCGCCATCCACTAAACACCCTCTATTCAATCCACCGGCGCTGGAAACTCAATTTAAATGAATATGAGAAGCAATGGAGACGGTCGTATACTAACCTACTTCGATTAAAGAAGATTCTCCCCGACAAAGTACACATAGTTAAATATGAGGACATGTGTAAAACAGCAAACCATTTAAAACCGGTTATTGAATTTGCAGGATACAAAGAAATAAAAGAAGCCAGTTTCAAGGAACCAAGGAAAATACCAGAATCATTTAATTTTAAATTACAGGAAAGCACTATTAAGTTAGCTGAAGAATTTGGTTATGAATAATGAAATTAGTTCCAATTGATTAAAACTGTTCTTTGACATAATTGGGTGAGGTAAATAGGCGGGGGCTTGCGCCACCACCGTTACCTTGAATTAGAATTGCGGTTGTAGCCGCTTCAAATTCTCCAATTGGTTCCATTAGCTACTGTTATACGCAGTAACAACAGGCTCGTAAAAACCTCCACCTAAGTTCCTTTATAGGTTTCGCCTCACCCATTTATTTCAAAGAACGAAAGGACTAAATACTATGCAAAACTCAACAAATACAGACAACGTTAAATTGAGCCCGAATAGGCTCCAATGGTAGGTTATGAAAGAATACAATAATAAAAAAACGTCAATAGTATATCCCGATAACGTTATAGATTGTTCTGTAATAATAGGGCATTTTGTA is a window from the Williamwhitmania sp. genome containing:
- a CDS encoding sulfotransferase — its product is MENNRCIIILSEKSSGSSALMKYLLRYEDIHAVKHTRHNERETLFWTKAASVLELHQKGLVGSEVPISKCNSSNQLLYFLRQNNVLGLYHKSGIGLSEAWGDLCERYSPVFLEKSPHYLANWVNISLILDAIGMLPKINHQIVGLIRHPLNTLYSIHRRWKLNLNEYEKQWRRSYTNLLRLKKILPDKVHIVKYEDMCKTANHLKPVIEFAGYKEIKEASFKEPRKIPESFNFKLQESTIKLAEEFGYE